Proteins from a genomic interval of Spirochaetota bacterium:
- a CDS encoding SGNH/GDSL hydrolase family protein: MKKVLIITGILILLIGVVYGYVYYMASKVPTNNAQAMLKATLPHDKKIVVFFGDSLTHATVSFDYVGYLANDPDLENYVFVNEGINSRLVYNLLQVVDSVIALKPQYVFVWIGTNDLKGSLNDKEYQRYNDLWNLPQKPTKEWFEQNYRQLVSILKTKTNAKIVLISLPPLGENIDSLPFKLSMDYSAIIRDIAKKEKLGYIGLNEILTRDLIREGKRDVAPYTTGLWFMYSAILQHYLFGRDWDAISDSRGLTYMTDNIHINGKAGRILAAAIKEILVSNNK, translated from the coding sequence ATGAAAAAAGTTTTAATTATTACTGGAATCCTTATTTTACTCATTGGTGTGGTATATGGCTATGTGTATTATATGGCATCAAAAGTTCCTACAAATAATGCACAGGCTATGCTGAAAGCCACATTGCCTCACGATAAAAAGATTGTTGTATTCTTTGGCGACAGTTTAACACATGCAACAGTGAGTTTTGATTATGTTGGTTACCTGGCTAACGATCCTGATTTGGAAAACTATGTATTTGTAAATGAAGGGATCAACTCACGATTGGTGTATAATCTTCTTCAGGTGGTTGACAGCGTTATTGCTCTAAAACCACAGTATGTATTTGTATGGATTGGGACCAACGACCTTAAGGGTTCGCTGAATGATAAGGAATACCAGCGTTATAATGACCTGTGGAATCTACCGCAAAAGCCAACAAAAGAATGGTTTGAGCAAAACTACCGTCAATTAGTCAGTATATTAAAAACAAAAACAAATGCAAAGATTGTCCTGATATCGCTACCCCCGCTGGGTGAGAATATTGACAGCCTCCCATTTAAACTCAGTATGGATTACTCTGCCATTATCAGGGATATTGCTAAAAAAGAGAAATTGGGGTATATTGGCTTAAATGAAATCCTTACCCGTGATTTGATACGTGAAGGCAAACGTGATGTTGCCCCTTACACTACTGGCCTGTGGTTTATGTACAGTGCCATTTTGCAGCATTATCTTTTTGGCAGGGATTGGGATGCAATTTCAGATAGCCGCGGCCTGACCTATATGACCGATAATATCCATAT